From Halobacillus sp. Marseille-Q1614, the proteins below share one genomic window:
- a CDS encoding YlbF family regulator codes for MLATMEIVDLLDRSEALGQMIMDSEVMDHYKKMKNELESDKEAQSLIRNFMNIKDQYEDVQRFGRYHPDYNNIMKKVRTVKREMDMHEKVVQFKKAEREIQRLLDEVSQSVAFSVSEQIKVPRNGMVFDSGCGCGSGGGCGCAS; via the coding sequence ATGTTGGCAACAATGGAGATTGTCGATTTGTTAGATCGATCAGAAGCCTTAGGGCAGATGATTATGGATTCTGAGGTCATGGATCATTACAAAAAAATGAAAAATGAATTGGAATCAGATAAAGAAGCTCAATCGTTAATACGTAACTTTATGAATATAAAAGATCAGTATGAAGATGTTCAAAGGTTTGGGCGTTATCATCCTGATTATAATAATATAATGAAAAAAGTACGCACCGTAAAGCGGGAAATGGACATGCATGAAAAAGTCGTGCAGTTTAAGAAAGCCGAACGTGAAATCCAGCGGCTTCTCGATGAAGTCAGCCAGAGTGTAGCCTTTAGTGTCAGCGAGCAGATTAAGGTTCCTCGAAACGGAATGGTATTTGATTCCGGCTGCGGGTGTGGCAGCGGCGGAGGCTGCGGATGCGCATCCTAA
- a CDS encoding methylthioribose kinase: MRQKFIELGEGYTDIYELVELGRQMPERIEQALAFYCEKNGQPSASLAFIMKPTSEQKFQPIYICREGIPNPHEKQNKRFTMFKETAEEAGKSVVEFTVKPSSTFPETELYFNYLIGILRTNKILRPLS; encoded by the coding sequence ATGAGACAAAAATTTATTGAACTCGGTGAAGGATACACAGACATATATGAGCTAGTGGAATTAGGCAGACAGATGCCTGAAAGGATCGAGCAGGCCCTGGCGTTTTACTGCGAAAAAAATGGGCAGCCTTCCGCATCTCTGGCATTCATCATGAAGCCGACTTCCGAGCAGAAATTCCAGCCGATTTACATTTGCCGTGAAGGCATCCCTAACCCTCACGAGAAGCAGAATAAGCGCTTTACCATGTTTAAAGAAACGGCAGAAGAAGCCGGAAAATCAGTTGTTGAATTTACCGTTAAACCTTCTTCCACTTTTCCGGAAACCGAACTATATTTCAATTATTTAATAGGCATTTTAAGAACAAATAAAATACTGAGGCCGTTAAGCTAA
- a CDS encoding DUF420 domain-containing protein, protein MPLLPTLSTIFIVLSAILVAIGWVLIAKDKRQAHRMTMIAGAVSALTFFIIYVSRTVIVGNTSFGGPDDIKIYYTIFLIFHIILATVGAVFGLVTLNLAFKRKIPKHRKIGPVTSVIWFCTAITGVVVYLLLYVLYDGGTTTSMLRAIFGY, encoded by the coding sequence ATGCCGTTATTACCGACATTAAGTACCATCTTCATTGTACTGAGTGCTATTCTTGTAGCAATCGGCTGGGTGCTGATCGCTAAAGATAAGAGACAGGCTCATCGAATGACTATGATTGCTGGTGCTGTAAGTGCTCTAACCTTTTTTATAATTTACGTAAGCCGCACGGTGATTGTAGGAAATACCAGTTTTGGCGGTCCGGATGATATTAAAATATATTATACGATCTTCTTGATATTCCATATTATTTTAGCGACTGTTGGGGCTGTCTTCGGCCTGGTAACGTTAAACCTGGCATTTAAAAGAAAAATTCCGAAGCACCGTAAAATTGGTCCTGTAACAAGTGTTATCTGGTTCTGTACGGCCATAACGGGTGTAGTTGTTTACCTTCTGCTTTATGTTTTATATGACGGCGGCACAACAACGAGTATGTTACGAGCCATATTTGGATACTAA
- the ctaG gene encoding cytochrome c oxidase assembly factor CtaG — protein sequence MWLELQIFGFRALWSPYYLLFVLLLSAIYFYITGPKRKKGEARPTTGQQVSFYSGMLLLYVLKGSPVDLLSHIMFTAHMTQMALYFLLFPILVIKGIPVWIWEKVFYTSILNPILRLLTKPLISLILFNGLFSLYHMPVVFDYAKSNEIAHAVITTFILMSAFIMWWSVFSPIKEFNRLSPILKIGFIFANGVLITPACGLIIFAEVPLYSTYTESGAWMQAMSLCVPSDVLAGISGALSGPEYFTPMPLVEDQQLGGIIMKIAQEIIFGVLIARIFFSWFNRERDTIDPLPANMQTE from the coding sequence ATGTGGTTAGAACTTCAAATATTCGGGTTCCGCGCCTTATGGAGTCCTTATTATTTATTGTTTGTTCTTTTATTAAGTGCCATTTATTTTTATATAACCGGTCCGAAGCGTAAAAAAGGAGAAGCTCGTCCTACCACAGGACAGCAGGTCAGTTTTTATTCGGGCATGCTGCTGCTTTATGTTTTAAAAGGATCTCCCGTTGATCTATTGTCACATATTATGTTTACAGCGCACATGACGCAGATGGCCTTATATTTTCTATTGTTTCCAATACTCGTGATTAAAGGGATTCCAGTATGGATATGGGAAAAAGTCTTTTATACCTCTATACTTAATCCGATACTGAGACTTTTAACAAAACCCCTTATCTCACTGATTTTATTCAATGGTTTGTTTTCTTTATATCATATGCCGGTCGTATTCGATTACGCTAAATCGAATGAGATCGCCCATGCGGTTATTACGACGTTTATATTAATGTCTGCGTTTATTATGTGGTGGTCCGTATTCAGTCCAATAAAAGAGTTCAACAGATTAAGCCCGATCCTTAAGATTGGATTTATTTTCGCCAATGGGGTTTTAATTACCCCAGCGTGTGGTTTGATCATCTTTGCGGAAGTCCCATTATATTCAACTTACACAGAATCAGGGGCCTGGATGCAGGCTATGAGTCTGTGCGTACCTTCTGATGTTTTAGCGGGAATTTCAGGAGCGTTAAGCGGTCCTGAGTATTTTACTCCTATGCCGCTTGTAGAAGATCAGCAGCTTGGTGGCATCATTATGAAGATTGCTCAGGAGATTATCTTTGGAGTATTAATTGCCCGTATCTTTTTCAGTTGGTTTAATCGTGAAAGAGATACAATCGACCCCCTCCCTGCAAATATGCAAACCGAGTAG
- the ytvI gene encoding sporulation integral membrane protein YtvI yields MFKYLSKRQWAILIGGILLIIAGYYILPVSIPLVVAFVTALFLNPAIRWMQFRFRLNRKMAVIIVFLLFLVMIGLLGAYAVTRAVTQLIELADNAPMYINQINNVLVNWQDHMKSFTQNMPREFVDRVTYELQNTLDTTTQTLSERLQLSNIAAFAAKIPEYLVSFLVYLIALFLFMLEMPRLKDKMHQNFTESTSEKVKFMNARLSYVVFGFLKAQFLVSIIIFIVSLIGLLWIAPEVAIVMSLIIWAIDFIPIIGSIVILGPWAVYTFIAGELTMGVQLSILAIILLAIRRTVEPKVMGRHIGLSPLATLIAMYIGLQLIGLMGFILGPLLVIAFNSAKEAGIIRWNLKL; encoded by the coding sequence TTGTTTAAGTATTTGAGCAAACGTCAATGGGCTATATTAATAGGTGGTATTCTTTTAATTATAGCAGGATACTACATTCTGCCTGTCTCTATTCCGTTAGTCGTTGCTTTTGTGACGGCCTTGTTTTTAAACCCGGCGATACGATGGATGCAATTTAGGTTTCGGCTGAATCGTAAAATGGCCGTCATCATCGTTTTTTTATTGTTTCTTGTCATGATTGGGCTTCTCGGGGCATATGCAGTAACGCGGGCAGTCACTCAGCTGATTGAGCTGGCAGATAACGCACCAATGTATATCAACCAGATTAACAATGTGTTGGTTAACTGGCAGGATCATATGAAATCCTTCACACAGAATATGCCAAGAGAATTTGTGGACAGAGTCACTTATGAACTGCAGAATACACTTGATACAACGACACAGACGCTGTCCGAGAGACTGCAGTTAAGCAATATTGCAGCATTTGCGGCTAAAATCCCAGAATACTTAGTGAGCTTTCTCGTCTACTTGATTGCATTATTCTTATTTATGCTTGAAATGCCAAGACTTAAAGATAAAATGCATCAAAACTTTACAGAATCGACTTCTGAAAAAGTAAAATTTATGAATGCACGTTTATCATATGTTGTTTTCGGATTTCTTAAAGCTCAATTTCTAGTGAGCATCATCATTTTTATCGTATCCCTGATCGGGTTGTTGTGGATTGCTCCTGAAGTGGCGATTGTTATGTCACTCATCATATGGGCAATTGATTTCATTCCAATTATTGGATCGATCGTCATCCTTGGACCTTGGGCAGTATACACGTTTATAGCCGGTGAATTGACTATGGGGGTACAGTTGTCCATTTTAGCTATTATATTACTAGCTATTCGACGAACGGTTGAGCCAAAAGTTATGGGAAGGCATATCGGGCTGTCTCCTCTGGCTACACTAATTGCCATGTATATAGGGCTGCAGCTTATTGGGCTGATGGGCTTTATTCTTGGACCATTGCTTGTGATTGCTTTTAATTCTGCAAAAGAAGCAGGCATTATTCGCTGGAACCTTAAACTATAA
- the ctaD gene encoding cytochrome c oxidase subunit I, with translation MSTAVAQKRGLGAAIWDYLTTVDHKKIAHLYLVAGGIFFLIGGLEAMIIRIQLMKPDNNFISAGLYNEMITMHGTTMIFLAAMPFIFALMNAVVPLQIGARDVAFPFLNSLGFWLFLFGGLMLNVSWFTGGAPDAGWTNYAPLSTISPGHGVDYYVMGLQISGAGTLIGGINFLVTIVNMRAPGMTYMRMPLFTWATFVTSTLILFAFPALTVGLFLMMFDRMFGSLFFDTNAGGNAIIWEHLFWIFGHPEVYILILPLFGAFSDIISTFSKKRLFGYSAMVFATVLIGFLGFMVWAHHMFTVGLGPIANSIFAVATMAIAVPTGIKIFNWMFTMWGGSVRMTTAMLWTVSFIPTFTIGGMTGVMLAAAAADYQYHDTYFVVGHFHYVIVGGVVFGVFAALHYWWPKMFGTILNEKLGKLSFWPFFVGFHLTFFIQHFLGLMGMPRRYWIFKEGMGLDTGNLISTIGAFLMAIGAVIFLINIFYTQMKGEKVSGDPWGGRTLEWAIPSPPPHYNFTQTPLVRGLDPLFVEQSEGKNGMTPAEPVGDIHMPNASLLPFMMSLGLFIAGFGFIYQTDNKFWLVLVFLGMGITLGSMLTRSLKDDLGHHIHKEDIEKDIQKGAGL, from the coding sequence GTGAGTACTGCAGTAGCACAAAAACGTGGGCTCGGCGCTGCGATTTGGGATTATTTAACAACAGTTGACCACAAAAAGATCGCTCATCTTTACTTGGTTGCTGGCGGGATTTTTTTCCTAATTGGCGGGCTAGAAGCGATGATAATACGTATTCAGCTGATGAAACCTGATAATAACTTCATCTCAGCTGGTTTGTATAATGAAATGATAACAATGCACGGTACGACTATGATTTTCTTAGCGGCCATGCCATTCATATTTGCGTTAATGAACGCGGTCGTGCCATTACAAATAGGGGCACGGGACGTTGCTTTTCCATTTTTAAACTCACTTGGATTCTGGCTGTTTCTATTTGGTGGGTTAATGCTAAACGTTTCCTGGTTTACAGGAGGAGCTCCCGATGCGGGCTGGACAAACTATGCTCCACTATCCACGATTTCTCCAGGTCACGGAGTAGACTATTATGTAATGGGTCTTCAGATATCCGGGGCTGGTACGTTAATCGGGGGTATCAACTTTTTAGTAACTATAGTTAATATGCGTGCACCTGGTATGACTTATATGCGTATGCCGCTGTTTACTTGGGCAACGTTTGTTACAAGTACATTAATTCTTTTCGCTTTTCCAGCATTAACAGTGGGTCTTTTCCTAATGATGTTTGACCGTATGTTCGGTTCTTTATTCTTTGATACGAACGCCGGTGGTAACGCTATCATATGGGAACACCTATTCTGGATCTTTGGACACCCAGAAGTATACATTCTTATTCTGCCGTTGTTCGGGGCATTTAGTGATATCATCTCTACGTTTTCTAAGAAACGTCTATTTGGATATTCAGCGATGGTGTTCGCCACAGTCCTTATCGGATTTTTAGGGTTTATGGTTTGGGCTCACCATATGTTCACTGTAGGTCTTGGACCAATTGCAAACTCCATTTTCGCTGTAGCGACAATGGCAATTGCGGTGCCTACAGGTATTAAGATTTTCAACTGGATGTTTACGATGTGGGGCGGGAGCGTTCGAATGACTACGGCTATGCTTTGGACCGTTTCATTTATTCCAACCTTTACTATTGGTGGAATGACAGGTGTAATGCTTGCTGCCGCTGCTGCTGACTATCAGTATCATGATACGTATTTCGTAGTCGGCCACTTCCACTATGTCATCGTTGGAGGAGTTGTATTCGGTGTCTTCGCAGCCCTTCATTACTGGTGGCCGAAAATGTTTGGTACGATTCTTAATGAGAAACTTGGAAAGCTTTCCTTCTGGCCATTTTTCGTAGGATTCCATTTAACTTTCTTTATCCAGCACTTCTTAGGCTTAATGGGGATGCCTCGTCGTTACTGGATCTTTAAGGAAGGTATGGGATTAGATACGGGCAACTTAATCAGTACAATTGGTGCCTTCTTAATGGCTATCGGTGCGGTTATTTTCCTTATCAACATCTTTTACACGCAAATGAAAGGAGAAAAAGTCAGCGGCGATCCTTGGGGCGGACGTACCCTGGAGTGGGCAATTCCTTCACCGCCTCCGCACTACAACTTTACTCAAACGCCGCTTGTCCGCGGACTAGATCCGTTATTCGTAGAGCAGAGTGAAGGCAAAAATGGCATGACACCTGCTGAACCTGTCGGTGACATTCATATGCCAAACGCTTCATTGCTTCCATTTATGATGTCTTTAGGATTGTTTATCGCCGGATTCGGGTTCATTTATCAAACGGATAATAAGTTCTGGCTGGTTCTTGTCTTCCTTGGAATGGGTATTACATTAGGCTCTATGCTGACCCGTTCACTTAAAGACGATCTTGGACACCATATCCACAAAGAAGATATTGAAAAAGACATACAGAAGGGGGCTGGCCTATAA
- the coxB gene encoding cytochrome c oxidase subunit II gives MRGWMGKFRSLFLFGALALVLSGCGVENLSALKPKGYGSELLFDLMMISIAIMLFVFVIVMAIYTFVLIKYRQKKGQEDFIPKQTEGNKALEVIWTVIPIVLLLVLAVPTVQATFDLADESTKDDEGVTTIEVTANQFWWHFGYPNDEISTSQDLYIPVGEKVYLDMKSSDVIHSFWVPSIAGKMDTNPGDNDNTMSLEAYEEGVYWGQCTELCGESHSLMDFRVIAVSPEEYEQWKEDMQNVDPEAEPQTASAQEGQDLFENSCMGCHAIGDGAAGQGPNLTNFANRSKIAGILEPSKENLVNWIVNPEEIKPGNQMPANLVSEEEASKIADYLLELDHSDIGSESVSEQPQEEE, from the coding sequence ATGAGAGGTTGGATGGGAAAATTCCGCTCACTCTTTTTGTTTGGAGCACTTGCCCTTGTATTATCAGGGTGTGGGGTTGAGAACCTAAGTGCACTTAAGCCTAAGGGGTATGGTTCGGAGTTATTATTTGATCTTATGATGATCAGTATTGCGATAATGTTATTTGTATTTGTTATCGTTATGGCGATTTATACGTTTGTACTCATTAAATATCGTCAGAAAAAAGGACAGGAAGATTTTATTCCTAAACAGACAGAAGGTAACAAAGCACTTGAAGTTATCTGGACAGTTATTCCGATTGTTTTGCTTTTAGTTTTAGCAGTTCCAACAGTGCAGGCAACATTTGATTTAGCTGACGAATCTACGAAAGATGATGAAGGTGTAACAACAATTGAAGTTACAGCCAATCAGTTCTGGTGGCACTTTGGTTATCCAAATGATGAAATCTCCACTAGTCAAGACTTATATATACCTGTTGGAGAAAAAGTATACTTAGATATGAAATCGAGTGATGTTATTCACTCATTCTGGGTACCATCTATTGCGGGTAAAATGGACACAAACCCAGGGGATAATGATAATACGATGTCTTTAGAGGCTTATGAAGAAGGCGTTTACTGGGGACAATGTACTGAGCTTTGCGGTGAGTCCCACTCCTTAATGGATTTTCGCGTAATCGCTGTCAGTCCTGAAGAGTACGAGCAATGGAAAGAAGATATGCAAAACGTAGATCCAGAGGCTGAGCCGCAGACAGCGAGCGCTCAGGAAGGTCAGGACCTTTTTGAGAATAGCTGTATGGGCTGCCATGCTATTGGAGACGGGGCTGCTGGTCAGGGGCCAAACTTGACTAACTTTGCGAACCGTTCAAAAATTGCTGGAATTCTCGAACCTTCTAAAGAGAATCTGGTCAATTGGATTGTTAATCCTGAAGAAATTAAACCAGGCAACCAAATGCCTGCCAACTTAGTTTCAGAAGAAGAAGCAAGTAAAATTGCTGACTATCTCTTAGAGCTGGATCATTCTGATATTGGTTCTGAATCAGTCAGCGAACAACCACAAGAAGAAGAATAA
- a CDS encoding GNAT family N-acetyltransferase — protein MDFSSARIKYLPITLDLAQMIMKNPLAFYYKYQLPWNRQWPHDGLKAMLPFYVEALEENESQLGFGPWIMIEEEAGQIIGDIGFKGRPDEEGRIEIGYHVAENQRNKGFATEAVQALCTWAFHNPVVKRVEAQCDKDNIQSQKVLINNGFHQTEIDRDMFTFQKLKQENKSSTTKHKKEL, from the coding sequence ATGGACTTCTCATCCGCACGAATAAAATATTTACCGATCACCTTGGATTTAGCTCAAATGATTATGAAAAACCCGCTGGCGTTTTACTACAAATATCAGCTTCCGTGGAACCGCCAGTGGCCCCACGATGGGTTAAAAGCAATGCTTCCCTTTTACGTAGAGGCGTTAGAAGAAAATGAGAGCCAGCTGGGATTTGGCCCTTGGATTATGATAGAGGAGGAAGCGGGGCAGATTATCGGAGATATAGGCTTTAAAGGAAGACCCGATGAGGAAGGAAGAATTGAAATAGGTTATCATGTCGCCGAGAACCAGCGTAATAAAGGGTTTGCCACGGAAGCTGTCCAGGCCCTTTGTACGTGGGCTTTTCATAATCCTGTTGTCAAAAGGGTAGAGGCCCAGTGTGACAAAGATAATATTCAGTCCCAGAAAGTCTTGATCAATAATGGGTTTCATCAAACAGAAATCGATCGTGACATGTTTACGTTTCAAAAGCTAAAGCAGGAAAATAAAAGCAGTACAACAAAGCACAAAAAAGAACTATAA
- the coaD gene encoding pantetheine-phosphate adenylyltransferase has protein sequence MTKLAICPGSFDPVTYGHLDIIRRGAKVFDHVTVAVFNNQSKSPLFDVNERVALLEGVTQDLKNVSVDACDGLLMEYAEQKGAQAIIRGLRAVSDFEYEMQITSMNRKLNEQIETFFVMTNNQYSFLSSSIVKEVAKYQANISDLVPPSVEEGLKKKYNR, from the coding sequence ATGACTAAATTAGCTATATGTCCAGGCAGTTTTGATCCAGTTACTTATGGACATTTAGATATTATTCGAAGAGGAGCCAAAGTATTTGACCATGTGACGGTAGCTGTTTTTAATAATCAGAGTAAGTCACCATTGTTTGATGTTAATGAACGAGTTGCCCTTCTAGAAGGTGTAACCCAAGATCTTAAAAACGTATCCGTAGACGCCTGTGACGGGCTGTTAATGGAATATGCCGAGCAGAAGGGAGCCCAGGCGATCATCCGTGGCTTGCGGGCGGTTAGTGATTTTGAATATGAAATGCAGATTACCTCGATGAACCGGAAGTTAAATGAACAGATAGAAACGTTTTTTGTCATGACGAACAATCAGTATTCCTTCCTCAGCTCAAGTATCGTAAAAGAAGTGGCAAAATATCAAGCTAACATTTCAGATTTAGTCCCACCTTCAGTCGAGGAAGGCTTAAAAAAGAAATACAACCGATAA
- the rsmD gene encoding 16S rRNA (guanine(966)-N(2))-methyltransferase RsmD has protein sequence MRVIAGEHKGRALKPVPNHKTRPTTDKVKESVFHMIGPFFEGGAALDLFAGSGGLGIEALSRGVDTCVFVDQQPKAIQVINENLRTLRLEERAEVFRTDALRAIKAAGKRGLTFHYIFLDPPYKKFSYEELMEQILDHQLLEEGGTIVCEHDASEEVPEEVRRLQLIKSEKYGSNIGVSIFQ, from the coding sequence ATGAGAGTAATTGCTGGTGAGCACAAAGGCCGGGCGCTTAAACCCGTCCCCAACCATAAGACAAGACCGACGACCGATAAAGTAAAGGAATCCGTCTTTCATATGATCGGGCCGTTTTTTGAAGGCGGAGCGGCGCTTGATTTGTTTGCCGGAAGCGGCGGTCTTGGCATTGAGGCACTCAGCCGTGGAGTCGATACCTGCGTGTTTGTCGATCAGCAGCCAAAAGCGATTCAAGTCATTAATGAAAATTTAAGAACGCTTAGGCTTGAAGAGCGGGCGGAAGTTTTTCGTACGGATGCCTTAAGGGCAATAAAAGCCGCGGGTAAACGAGGATTAACGTTTCACTACATATTTCTGGATCCGCCCTATAAAAAATTTTCCTACGAAGAATTAATGGAACAAATCCTTGACCATCAGCTGCTGGAAGAAGGCGGCACGATCGTTTGTGAACATGATGCTTCTGAAGAAGTTCCTGAGGAAGTACGCCGTCTGCAATTAATAAAATCAGAGAAATATGGAAGTAATATTGGAGTGTCCATATTTCAATAA
- a CDS encoding YlbG family protein gives MRTKRQGLIVYFQHMKNIRQIKKHGHLIHASKKQKYALLYVDQDEVEFKMDKLERLPFVSRVLPSHKPEIRTEYENAKPDKAKQYDYKMGI, from the coding sequence ATGAGAACTAAACGTCAAGGTCTTATTGTTTATTTTCAGCATATGAAAAATATCCGGCAAATTAAAAAGCATGGACATTTAATCCACGCTTCCAAAAAGCAAAAGTATGCCTTGCTGTATGTAGACCAGGATGAAGTAGAGTTTAAAATGGATAAGCTTGAGCGTCTTCCTTTTGTTTCTCGTGTGCTCCCTTCACATAAGCCTGAGATCCGGACAGAATATGAAAATGCAAAACCAGATAAGGCAAAGCAGTATGATTATAAAATGGGAATATAA
- a CDS encoding YugN family protein has product MKLEGTGIEQVIVDLKPLTHIMESNGFILGGSWDYERVTYDYKIDSPEKNITYYIRIQGYALEGDVDRGNAVVQLLPPLLGKHYYPHGVEYGEQEEFSSGLIERATNAVKKVKEAVAQYQKS; this is encoded by the coding sequence ATGAAATTAGAAGGCACAGGAATTGAACAGGTCATCGTAGACTTAAAACCGTTGACTCATATTATGGAAAGTAACGGATTTATCCTCGGAGGATCCTGGGACTACGAACGAGTAACGTATGATTACAAAATTGATTCACCGGAGAAAAACATCACGTATTACATCCGTATTCAAGGGTATGCTCTCGAAGGAGACGTAGACAGAGGGAATGCTGTCGTCCAGCTGCTTCCTCCACTACTTGGAAAACACTATTACCCGCACGGTGTAGAATACGGGGAACAGGAAGAGTTCAGTTCCGGCTTGATTGAAAGAGCTACAAACGCTGTCAAAAAGGTAAAGGAAGCCGTTGCTCAATATCAAAAGTCATAA
- a CDS encoding CBS domain-containing protein, which yields MKKVRDVMTTDVSVCQTSSTLYEAASLMKQQNVGAIPICDENGQLQGMVTDRDLVIRGYANSSPDSTTVQQVMSDHVFQVTPDTTLEEASQIMAQHQVRRLPVIENGKLAGIVSLGDLSLDEKSDQAAGVALHEISERPELH from the coding sequence ATGAAAAAAGTAAGAGACGTTATGACAACTGATGTTTCTGTGTGCCAAACGAGCAGTACTTTATATGAAGCCGCTTCTTTAATGAAGCAGCAAAATGTAGGAGCTATTCCGATTTGTGATGAGAATGGCCAGCTGCAGGGAATGGTAACTGACCGTGATTTAGTAATCAGAGGTTATGCGAACAGCAGTCCAGATTCTACCACTGTTCAACAGGTCATGAGTGATCATGTATTTCAGGTGACTCCAGATACAACTTTAGAAGAAGCCAGCCAGATTATGGCTCAGCATCAGGTTCGCCGTCTGCCTGTCATTGAGAATGGAAAGCTGGCCGGGATTGTTTCCCTTGGCGACCTTTCTTTAGATGAAAAGTCAGATCAGGCAGCTGGAGTTGCATTACACGAAATCTCAGAACGCCCAGAGCTTCATTAA
- a CDS encoding cytochrome (ubi)quinol oxidase subunit III, with amino-acid sequence MSHDDVLNPKQMPRDPEKATLEGKNKFVGFWFFLGGETVLFACLFGTYLALNRSTVGENTPEHLFGLELVFIMTMLLLTSSLTSVYAMYHMKNNDFKKMQLWLGITVALGLGFLGFEIYEFVHYIHEYEFTFRSSAFGSAFYTLVGFHGGHVLFGLCWIVSLMIRNSKRGLNLYNAPKFYIASLYWHFIDVVWVFIFTVVYLMGVVG; translated from the coding sequence ATGAGTCATGATGATGTTTTAAATCCTAAACAAATGCCGCGTGATCCGGAAAAAGCCACCCTCGAAGGAAAAAATAAGTTTGTAGGCTTTTGGTTCTTCCTAGGCGGAGAAACTGTATTGTTTGCTTGTTTATTTGGTACGTATTTAGCATTAAATCGTTCGACGGTAGGAGAAAATACTCCTGAACACTTATTCGGTCTGGAGCTTGTGTTTATTATGACAATGCTCCTTCTGACCAGCTCGTTAACGAGCGTATATGCGATGTACCATATGAAAAATAATGACTTTAAGAAAATGCAGCTATGGTTAGGGATCACTGTGGCATTAGGTCTTGGTTTCCTTGGTTTTGAAATTTATGAATTTGTACATTATATTCATGAGTACGAATTTACCTTCCGTTCTTCTGCTTTTGGATCTGCATTCTATACACTTGTAGGATTCCACGGAGGACACGTACTTTTTGGATTATGCTGGATTGTATCCCTGATGATCCGTAATTCCAAACGCGGCTTGAACTTGTATAACGCTCCTAAGTTTTATATTGCTAGTCTTTACTGGCACTTCATCGACGTTGTTTGGGTATTTATCTTTACAGTGGTTTACTTGATGGGAGTGGTGGGCTAA
- the ylbD gene encoding spore coat protein YlbD, with protein MSEHILHPSVQKFKQFVDQNPKVKEQIRKDHTLMQKYYEQWMILGEDDSFWETGEAEESRSLQKEEGSSLSKKEWMKQFGELMKEINWEDVSKHIDELNGAIDQIQQLITNMQRQNQKQNYDRSHPMNYPYY; from the coding sequence ATGAGCGAGCACATATTGCATCCAAGTGTTCAGAAGTTCAAGCAGTTTGTGGATCAGAATCCAAAGGTAAAGGAACAAATCAGAAAAGACCATACTCTCATGCAAAAGTATTACGAGCAATGGATGATTCTTGGGGAAGATGATTCGTTTTGGGAAACAGGGGAAGCTGAAGAGAGCCGCAGTTTGCAAAAAGAGGAAGGATCATCGCTTTCTAAAAAAGAATGGATGAAGCAGTTTGGGGAGTTAATGAAAGAAATCAACTGGGAAGATGTCTCTAAACACATAGACGAATTAAACGGTGCCATCGATCAGATTCAGCAGCTGATTACGAATATGCAAAGGCAAAATCAAAAACAAAACTACGACAGAAGCCACCCCATGAATTATCCTTACTATTAG
- the ctaF gene encoding cytochrome c oxidase subunit IVB, with product MANHTETSQQVEFERKQHKEEMKQQVISFIFMIIFTLIAFGMVILDIGSVFLGPTLILLAIVQVLFQFYYFMHMKNKGHNMVALMIYGGISVGVLTIITFVALIWW from the coding sequence ATGGCAAATCATACAGAAACATCTCAGCAGGTAGAATTCGAGAGGAAACAGCATAAAGAAGAAATGAAGCAGCAGGTTATCAGCTTCATCTTTATGATTATCTTCACACTCATTGCTTTTGGAATGGTTATTCTGGATATTGGATCTGTATTTCTAGGTCCAACGCTAATCTTACTTGCCATCGTACAAGTACTTTTCCAGTTCTACTATTTCATGCACATGAAAAACAAAGGCCACAATATGGTAGCCTTAATGATTTATGGCGGAATCAGCGTAGGTGTCTTAACAATCATTACGTTCGTTGCCCTTATATGGTGGTAG